The following proteins come from a genomic window of Ictidomys tridecemlineatus isolate mIctTri1 chromosome 9, mIctTri1.hap1, whole genome shotgun sequence:
- the Etnppl gene encoding ethanolamine-phosphate phospho-lyase, which produces MCELYSKQDTLALRGKYIGPSCEVFFAADPIKIVRAQRQYMFDEKGVQYLDCINNVAHVGHCHPEVFTAALKQMELLNTNSRFLHDNIVEYAKRLSATLPRKLSVFYFTNSGSEANDLALRLARQFRDHQDVITLDHAYHGHLSSLIEISPYKFRKGKDVKKEFVHVAPTPDTYRGKYREDHSDPASAYAEEVRKIIEEAHNNGRKIAAFIAESMQSCGGQIIPPAGYFQKVAEYVHRAGGVFIADEVQVGFGRVGKHFWSFQMHGEDFVPDIVTMGKPMGNGHPMACVVTTKEIAEAFNNAGVEYFNTYGGNPVSCAVGLAVLDIIEKEDLQGNAMKVGNYLIELLNKLKAKHTLIGNIRGIGLFIGIDLVKDHEERTPATAEAQHVIYKMKEKRVLLSVDGPHRNVLKIKPPMCFTEENAKFMVDQLDGTLTAIEEAMQAKTQSVVSENTLCRTKMHKDAHVELLSDSINDPTENPSRKRNGMCTNQHSLLSKRLKT; this is translated from the exons ATGTGCGAGCTATACAGCAAGCAGGACACGCTGGCGCTGCGAGGGAAGTACATCGG GCCCTCTTGCGAAGTTTTCTTTGCTGCGGATCCCATCAAAATAGTGCGAGCCCAGAGGCAGTACATGTTCGATGAGAAAGGAGTACAGTACTTGGACTGCATCAACAATGTGGCCCATG TGGGACATTGTCACCCAGAAGTGTTCACAGCTGCCCTGAAACAGATGGAACTGCTCAATACAAACTCCCGATTCCTCCACGACAACATTGTTGAGTATGCCAAACGCCTCTCGGCCACCCTGCCCAGGAAgctctctgttttctattttacaaatTCAGG ATCTGAAGCCAATGACTTAGCTTTACGCCTGGCTCGGCAGTTCCGAGACCACCAAGATGTGATCACTCTGGACCA tgcttaCCATGGTCACCTATCATCTTTAATTGAGATCAGTCCATATAAATTTCGGAAGGGCAAAGATGTCAAGAAAGAGTTTGTTCATGTG GCACCAACTCCAGATACTTACAGAGGAAAATATAGAGAAGACCACTCAGACCCAGCCAGTGCTTATGCAGAGGAAGTGAGGAAGATTATTGAAGAAGCTCATAACAATGGAAGGAAG ATTGCTGCCTTTATTGCTGAATCCATGCAGAGTTGTGGCGGACAAATAATCCCTCCAGCAGGCTACTTCCAGAAAGTGGCAGA ATATGTACACAGAGCAGGGGGAGTGTTCATAGCTGACGAAGTTCAGGTAGGCTTTGGCCGAGTTGGAAAACATTTCTGGAGCTTCCAAATGCATGGTGAGGACTTTGTTCCAGATATTGTCACAATGGGAAAACCCATGGGCAATGGCCACCCAATGGCATGCGTAGTGACAACCAAAGAAATTGCAGAAGCCTTCAACAACGCTGGGGTGGAGTACTTCAATACG TATGGAGGAAATCCAGTGTCTTGTGCTGTTGGTTTGGCTGTCCTGGATATCATTGAAAAGGAAGACCTCCAGGGAAATGCTATGAAAGTAGGAAATTACCTTATTGAGTTACTGAATAAGCTGAAGGCTAAGCACACTTTGATAGGCAATATTAG GGGCATCGGCCTTTTTATCGGGATTGACTTAGTGAAGGACCATGAGGAAAGAACCCCGGCCACAGCAGAAGCCCAGCATGTCATCTACAA GATGAAAGAAAAACGAGTACTGCTCAGTGTTGATGGACCTCATAGAAATGTGCTTAAAATAAAACCACCCATGTGCTTCACTGAAGAAAATGCAAAGTTTATGGTGGACCAACTCGATGGGACTTTAACAG CTATAGAAGAAGCCATGCAAGCCAAAACTCAAAGTGTGGTCTCTGAGAATACCCTGTGCAGAACAAAG ATGCACAAGGACGCACATGTGGAATTGCTCAGTGACAGCATCAATGACCCCACAGAAAATCCcagcagaaagagaaatggaatgtGCACAAATCAGCATTCACTGCTCAGTAAAAGGCTCAAGACATGA